A single Suricata suricatta isolate VVHF042 chromosome 2, meerkat_22Aug2017_6uvM2_HiC, whole genome shotgun sequence DNA region contains:
- the NSMCE4A gene encoding non-structural maintenance of chromosomes element 4 homolog A, with translation MSGPLANIFGSAILRVAALLRVHCPVLALRLSRAREAVLDAQFLVLASDLGKEKAKQLRSDLNSFDMLRYVETLLTHMGVNPLEAEELIRDEDSSDFEFIVYDSWKISGKTAENTINKTHTFHFLLGSIQGEFPVPKPRSDRPRKGPTTEEKKTMPDQLSEMEDSHQEATEKEVERILGLLQTYFQEDPDTPMSFFDFVVDPHSFPRTVENIFHVSFIIRDGFARIKLDQDRLPIIEPVNINEESEGIDQNTQIRNQGVIALSYRDWEEIVKTFEISEPVIASGQSQQRLSA, from the exons ATGTCGG GTCCTCTGGCAAACATTTTTGGGTCTGCCATCCTCAGGGTCGCTGCCCTACTGCGTGTCCACTGTCCTGTGCTGGCGCTGAGGC TGTCCCGAGCAAGAGAAGCCGTCCTGGATGCCCAGTTTCTTGTTTTGGCTTCAGATTTGGGCAAAGAGAAGGCCAAGCAGCTGCGTTCTGATCTGAACTCATTTGATATGTTAAGATATGTTGAAACTCTA CTGACACATATGGGTGTAAATCCGCTAGAAGCTGAAGAACTCATCCGTGATGAAGATAGTTCTGATTTTGAATTCATAGTCTATGACTCCTGGAAAATATCAGGCAAAACAGCAGAAAACACCATTAATAAAACCCATACATTCCACTTTct GTTGGGTTCAATACAAGGAGAGTTCCCTGTGCCAAAGCCACGAAGTGATCGTCCAAGGAAAGGGCCCACGACGGAAGAGAAGAAGACTATGCCGGACCAG TTAAGTGAAATGGAAGACTCTCATCAAGAAGCAACAGAAAAGGAAGTGGAAAGAATTTTGGGATTATTGCAGACCTATTTCCAAGAAGATC CTGATACTCCGATGTCCTTCTTTGACTTTGTGGTTGATCCACATTCTTTTCCCCGAACGGTGGAAAACATCTTTCATGTTTCCTTCATTATAAGG GATGGTTTTGCAAGAATAAAGCTTGACCAAGACCGACTGCCAATAATAG AGCCTGTTAATATTaatgaagaaagtgagggaaTTGACCAAAACACCCAAATTAGGAATCAAGGAGTTATAGCTTTGAGTTACCGGGACTGGGAG GAGATCGTGAAGACCTTTGAGATCTCAGAGCCTGTGATTGCTTCAGGCCAGAGCCAGCAGAGGCTAAGTGCTTGA